In the Longimicrobiales bacterium genome, one interval contains:
- a CDS encoding NAD(P)/FAD-dependent oxidoreductase: MANDIRDITIVGGGPTGLFAAFYAGMRGSSCRIVDSLPDLGGQLTALYPEKYIHDVGGFPKVLAKDLVKGLVEQALQFDPEVILDEQVGEVERKDDHFEMRCANGIYLTRSIVIAGGKGAFEPMPLKCAGYEDFFQKGIEYAVKDPESFRDKKVIVVGGGDSALDFVLMLKGIASSISLVHRRDGWRAHAASVTQMEAAAEAGEIDLRTFYEVREVHGEDVVHSATVFDNRTDEDETVECDVVLSCLGFKPDLGPIKAWGLEVEKNRIKVDQLMATNVDGIFAAGDVVDYEGKLDLIATGFAEAAVAVNNAVHFVDPSARVNPGHSTNMKVFKE, translated from the coding sequence ATGGCTAACGATATTCGAGATATTACGATCGTCGGCGGTGGTCCTACGGGGCTTTTCGCCGCCTTCTACGCGGGCATGCGCGGCTCCTCGTGCCGCATTGTCGATTCCTTGCCCGACCTCGGGGGACAGCTCACCGCGCTGTATCCTGAGAAGTACATCCATGACGTGGGTGGCTTCCCGAAGGTTCTAGCGAAGGACTTGGTGAAAGGACTTGTGGAGCAGGCGCTGCAATTCGATCCCGAAGTGATTCTCGATGAACAGGTTGGGGAGGTCGAACGAAAGGACGACCACTTCGAGATGCGGTGCGCGAACGGAATTTATCTGACCCGATCCATCGTCATCGCAGGAGGCAAGGGAGCCTTTGAGCCAATGCCGCTCAAATGTGCCGGCTACGAGGACTTCTTCCAGAAAGGCATCGAGTACGCGGTAAAGGACCCAGAGTCGTTCCGAGACAAGAAGGTCATTGTCGTGGGTGGCGGGGACTCGGCGCTCGATTTCGTTCTGATGCTCAAGGGCATCGCGTCCTCGATCTCACTGGTCCATCGCCGCGACGGATGGCGCGCACACGCGGCTTCTGTGACTCAGATGGAAGCCGCCGCCGAGGCTGGTGAGATCGATCTTCGGACGTTCTATGAAGTACGAGAGGTCCACGGAGAGGACGTCGTGCACAGTGCCACCGTGTTCGACAACCGTACGGACGAGGACGAGACCGTCGAGTGTGATGTCGTGTTGTCCTGCCTCGGCTTCAAGCCGGACCTTGGCCCAATCAAGGCTTGGGGACTGGAAGTCGAGAAGAACCGCATCAAGGTCGATCAACTCATGGCGACCAATGTGGACGGGATCTTCGCCGCGGGTGACGTGGTCGATTACGAGGGGAAACTCGACCTCATTGCGACGGGATTTGCTGAGGCTGCGGTGGCTGTGAACAATGCGGTGCACTTCGTGGACCCGAGCGCTCGCGTGAACCCGGGTCACTCGACGAACATGAAGGTCTTCAAGGAATAG
- a CDS encoding MlaD family protein, with protein sequence MNRSRELMVGVVIIVSIAIAVLGTFFLNGANFGRPQASTDVLLRNVGQLNRGNTVKYLGVNIGVVDEIGVDGAAVRITLMVDQEVMLPEDAAVILGPESMFGDWQAEVVSRAEFPRFPFYQLPEGTPSGVLPGYALPELSRLTASAEQIADNVAGLSDRLELAFNDSTAAALASAIGNLEEISLEIRDLVVQQSAMANSVTASADSALNEVEAASVVARRSFERIEAILTDAQIDSIVANIRSASSGIDAIATDMSAATGGMAGTFERADSAFARMDRITAMIESGEGAIGRLLVDSTLAVRAEDVLGQLALLLEDVRANPRRYVRLSIF encoded by the coding sequence ATGAATCGCAGTAGAGAGTTGATGGTTGGGGTCGTCATCATCGTGTCTATTGCTATCGCCGTGCTCGGGACGTTCTTCTTGAATGGCGCGAATTTCGGACGCCCGCAGGCTTCGACCGATGTACTGCTTCGTAATGTGGGCCAGCTCAACCGCGGCAACACTGTGAAGTACCTCGGCGTCAACATTGGCGTAGTCGACGAGATCGGTGTCGACGGGGCTGCGGTCCGGATCACGCTGATGGTGGACCAAGAGGTCATGCTCCCGGAAGACGCTGCAGTCATCCTTGGTCCTGAGTCCATGTTCGGGGACTGGCAGGCGGAGGTGGTCTCTCGTGCCGAGTTCCCGCGATTCCCGTTTTACCAGTTGCCTGAGGGTACGCCGAGCGGAGTGCTGCCTGGGTATGCGCTGCCGGAACTCTCTCGCCTTACGGCGTCTGCTGAACAAATCGCGGACAACGTCGCGGGTCTGTCAGACCGACTCGAACTTGCCTTCAATGACTCCACGGCTGCGGCTCTCGCTTCGGCGATTGGCAACCTAGAGGAGATCAGCCTCGAGATTCGGGATCTCGTCGTGCAACAGTCCGCGATGGCGAATAGTGTGACCGCGAGTGCCGACAGCGCGCTGAACGAAGTGGAAGCAGCGTCTGTGGTGGCCCGGCGCTCGTTCGAGCGTATCGAAGCCATTCTCACCGATGCCCAGATCGATTCGATCGTGGCCAACATTCGATCGGCATCGAGCGGGATCGACGCGATTGCCACGGACATGTCGGCGGCGACGGGTGGCATGGCGGGCACGTTTGAACGAGCCGATTCCGCGTTTGCTCGTATGGATCGAATCACGGCGATGATCGAGTCGGGTGAAGGTGCGATCGGCCGATTGCTCGTAGACTCGACGCTGGCGGTCCGCGCGGAAGATGTGCTGGGCCAGCTTGCTCTTCTCCTTGAGGACGTTCGCGCGAATCCGCGCCGGTACGTCCGACTCTCGATCTTCTAG
- a CDS encoding ABC transporter ATP-binding protein: protein MSIELIGVHKAFGVNQVLKGFTLSVQDGDTLSVIGGSGTGKSVALKHIVGLLRPDQGEIWVDGENVSRLDLETLYVLRRRVGYVFQFAALFDSMTIEENVGMGLRRMSDMTEAKIRSRVFDCLHLVDLDGYGDRFPSQLSGGQRKRAGFARAIATEPKYLLYDEPTTGLDPVTTAVIDELIVRMSDQLGVTGVVITHDMTSAFRISDRVAMLYDGQIRFEGTPDEVRNATDPVVRGFIEGRPELLESAT from the coding sequence ATGAGCATCGAACTCATTGGCGTCCACAAGGCATTCGGCGTGAATCAGGTGCTCAAGGGCTTCACCCTGTCCGTACAAGACGGTGATACGCTTTCGGTGATCGGTGGCTCGGGGACCGGAAAATCTGTCGCGCTCAAACACATTGTCGGCCTCCTCCGTCCGGATCAGGGTGAAATTTGGGTGGACGGGGAGAACGTGAGTCGTCTCGACCTCGAAACCCTCTACGTGCTGCGAAGAAGGGTTGGCTACGTCTTTCAGTTCGCGGCGCTTTTCGACTCGATGACCATTGAGGAAAATGTCGGGATGGGGCTCCGCCGCATGTCCGACATGACTGAAGCCAAGATTCGCAGCCGAGTGTTTGATTGCCTCCATCTGGTGGATCTGGACGGGTACGGGGATCGCTTTCCCTCTCAGCTGTCTGGTGGCCAGCGAAAACGTGCCGGCTTTGCGAGGGCCATCGCGACGGAACCGAAGTACCTGCTTTACGACGAGCCGACGACCGGTCTTGATCCGGTTACCACCGCGGTCATCGATGAGCTGATCGTCCGGATGTCGGACCAACTGGGGGTTACTGGGGTGGTGATTACACACGACATGACCAGTGCCTTCAGGATTTCTGACCGCGTCGCCATGCTCTACGATGGCCAGATTCGCTTCGAAGGCACGCCCGACGAGGTTCGGAACGCGACCGATCCGGTCGTGAGGGGATTCATCGAGGGGAGGCCCGAATTGTTGGAGTCGGCTACATGA
- the trxB gene encoding thioredoxin-disulfide reductase — translation MTEVRERETVVIIGSGPAGWTAAIYAARAQMEPFVFEGAGSRTMIPGGQLMFTTEVENYPGFKEGVMGQDLMMEMREQALRFGTRAIWEDIVEIDVEQYPFRLVSSGGKEVFADSVILATGANARWLGLPNEEKLAQSGGGVSACAVCDGALPAFRDQVLAVIGGGDSAMEDALYLTKFAKEVVVVHRRDEFRASKIMAERVLNDPKIRVEWNKTVTDVVGEEIVTSLKLEDTVTGEASEVAVGGLFVAIGHTPNTAFLNGVVALKDNGYVELPEAWRTVTSVPGVFAAGDVFDDFYRQAITAAGSGCMAALEAERWLAHGGPDAQAHADDELVTAG, via the coding sequence ATGACCGAAGTACGTGAGCGGGAGACCGTCGTCATCATTGGGTCGGGGCCAGCCGGCTGGACCGCGGCTATCTACGCCGCGCGCGCCCAGATGGAGCCTTTCGTGTTCGAAGGGGCTGGTAGCCGCACGATGATCCCGGGGGGGCAGCTAATGTTCACGACCGAGGTCGAGAACTACCCGGGATTCAAAGAAGGCGTGATGGGGCAGGATCTCATGATGGAGATGAGGGAGCAGGCCCTCCGTTTCGGCACACGTGCGATCTGGGAAGACATCGTAGAGATCGATGTGGAGCAGTACCCGTTCCGCCTTGTCTCCAGTGGTGGCAAGGAGGTCTTCGCCGACTCCGTGATTCTCGCGACCGGTGCGAATGCTCGCTGGCTCGGACTGCCCAACGAAGAGAAGCTCGCCCAGTCCGGTGGAGGCGTGAGTGCTTGTGCGGTATGCGACGGTGCTTTGCCCGCGTTCCGTGACCAGGTGTTGGCCGTCATTGGTGGCGGAGACTCGGCCATGGAAGACGCACTCTACCTCACGAAGTTCGCGAAGGAAGTGGTCGTCGTTCACCGCCGTGATGAGTTCCGCGCATCGAAGATCATGGCGGAACGTGTGCTCAACGACCCGAAGATCCGTGTGGAGTGGAACAAGACCGTCACGGACGTCGTGGGTGAGGAGATCGTTACGTCGCTCAAGCTCGAAGACACGGTTACCGGAGAGGCGAGCGAAGTCGCTGTCGGCGGGCTCTTCGTGGCCATCGGTCACACGCCGAACACGGCCTTCCTGAACGGTGTGGTGGCGCTCAAGGACAATGGGTACGTCGAACTGCCGGAGGCGTGGCGGACCGTAACCTCAGTGCCGGGCGTCTTCGCAGCGGGAGACGTCTTCGACGATTTCTACCGCCAGGCAATTACCGCGGCTGGAAGTGGCTGCATGGCAGCACTAGAAGCCGAGCGTTGGCTGGCACACGGCGGACCCGATGCCCAGGCCCATGCGGACGACGAGTTGGTCACGGCCGGCTGA
- a CDS encoding ABC transporter permease, whose product MNFVTGPVRAVGRFAIRTVSALGRAGYLARDAARALVNGSQWLPHLLPQMVKVGVESVPIALFIATFTGIVLAQMAEYTFTGAVPLYFVGTLVGKTMVLELGPVLTGLALSGRVGANIAAEIGTMRVTEQIDALETLAYDPAAYLVVPRVVAGVLMFPVVVILADALGVFAGWVTAQALLDMSSFEFLKGLRLYFDPWDIQFSAIKSATFGLTVTSVGCFFGFHARGGAEGVGQAATQAVVVSSMIILVLDAFWAAVLL is encoded by the coding sequence ATGAACTTCGTCACCGGTCCCGTCCGAGCCGTGGGACGGTTCGCGATCCGGACCGTCAGTGCCCTAGGCCGTGCTGGCTATCTGGCCAGGGATGCCGCGCGCGCGCTGGTGAATGGTTCGCAGTGGTTGCCACATCTCCTCCCGCAGATGGTAAAGGTGGGGGTCGAATCTGTCCCGATTGCGCTCTTTATAGCGACGTTCACGGGGATCGTCCTGGCGCAGATGGCCGAGTACACGTTCACCGGGGCGGTACCGCTCTATTTCGTGGGGACGCTCGTCGGCAAGACCATGGTCTTGGAGTTAGGGCCCGTTCTGACGGGATTAGCCCTTTCTGGACGTGTCGGGGCCAACATTGCTGCTGAGATCGGCACCATGCGCGTCACCGAGCAGATCGATGCACTGGAGACGTTGGCGTACGATCCGGCCGCGTATCTCGTCGTGCCTCGTGTCGTTGCCGGGGTGCTCATGTTCCCGGTCGTGGTCATTCTCGCTGACGCGCTTGGGGTCTTCGCTGGCTGGGTCACCGCACAGGCGCTCCTCGACATGTCCTCGTTCGAGTTCTTGAAGGGCCTTCGTCTCTACTTCGATCCGTGGGACATCCAATTCTCGGCCATTAAGTCGGCGACATTCGGGCTCACGGTCACGTCGGTCGGGTGCTTCTTCGGTTTCCATGCCCGAGGCGGCGCGGAGGGCGTGGGACAAGCTGCGACCCAAGCCGTTGTGGTCAGTAGCATGATCATCTTGGTGCTGGATGCTTTTTGGGCGGCGGTACTGCTATGA
- a CDS encoding NUDIX hydrolase — MAQRPVPIRVERSAGGVVVRTTDEGTFALVIRDPYRNWGLPKGHLEEGEEPHEAALREVSEETGLTDLRLGPELVTIDWYFRSQDAQVHKFTTFYLMDSDSGEPVPQLEEAITECVWVPLEDAPKKITYDNAREVMKVAIQAVGERGKKPKSEVERG; from the coding sequence GTGGCACAGCGCCCAGTGCCCATTCGGGTAGAGCGAAGTGCGGGTGGGGTTGTGGTTCGTACTACCGACGAGGGCACTTTCGCTTTGGTGATCCGCGATCCGTACAGGAATTGGGGGCTTCCGAAGGGACATCTCGAGGAAGGCGAGGAGCCCCATGAAGCAGCGCTCCGGGAAGTGAGCGAGGAGACCGGATTGACGGACCTCCGTCTGGGGCCCGAGCTCGTCACGATCGATTGGTATTTCCGTTCTCAAGATGCGCAGGTCCACAAGTTCACCACATTCTACTTGATGGATTCGGACTCGGGTGAGCCTGTGCCTCAACTCGAAGAGGCCATCACCGAGTGTGTTTGGGTGCCCCTGGAGGATGCGCCGAAGAAGATCACGTATGACAATGCGCGTGAAGTGATGAAGGTGGCGATACAGGCGGTGGGGGAACGGGGAAAGAAACCCAAGTCGGAAGTCGAACGTGGATAA
- a CDS encoding AI-2E family transporter: MDNQQTQLTVWRVVEGAAVLLVLGFFLVATSDILNPVMLLALLWAVLLPFRGKEGHTELVSLAGLLTLIWLLSTTGSLLAPFVLAMVLAYVLDPLVDALEQRRVPRTAAIALLTLPAVGLLGVLFLLVLPSAIQQLGEIVQAAPLLFERMAGWLEASRERLLSVDFPLIDEEALLERLRNVDSAVVVAFLQERQEALTTWLWTGVLGVGRGFGSMLGLVGYVALTPVLTFYLLRDWDGLTATVAGLLPADRRESFVSFTSGCNNLISRYLRGQVTVAIAIGLITGLGLWVVGFPHAATLGLIVAIFSVVPYLGLILSVIPAIFIALVSGSVGISLIKVAGVYIVAQLLESTVISPRIVGESVGLHPVWVVLALALGGFFFGFVGLLIGVPAAAVTKLLIVGGLERYKASDFYRGAPAS, encoded by the coding sequence GTGGATAATCAGCAGACCCAACTGACTGTGTGGCGCGTGGTCGAGGGAGCAGCGGTGCTCCTCGTTCTGGGGTTCTTTCTCGTTGCGACATCGGACATTCTGAACCCAGTCATGCTACTGGCTCTACTATGGGCCGTGCTCCTCCCATTCCGAGGGAAGGAAGGCCATACGGAGCTCGTCAGTCTTGCTGGACTCCTCACGCTTATCTGGCTGCTTTCGACCACAGGCTCCCTTCTAGCTCCGTTCGTGTTGGCGATGGTGCTGGCCTATGTCCTCGACCCGCTCGTGGACGCGCTTGAGCAGAGACGCGTCCCCAGAACAGCCGCTATCGCGCTTCTGACGTTACCTGCGGTTGGGTTACTCGGTGTTCTGTTCTTGTTGGTTTTGCCCTCCGCGATTCAACAGCTCGGCGAGATCGTTCAGGCCGCCCCGCTCCTCTTCGAAAGGATGGCTGGATGGCTGGAAGCGAGTCGCGAACGATTGCTCTCGGTGGACTTCCCGCTCATTGACGAGGAGGCCCTGCTTGAGCGTTTGCGTAACGTGGACTCAGCGGTGGTTGTGGCGTTCCTTCAGGAGCGGCAGGAGGCCCTGACCACCTGGCTGTGGACCGGGGTTCTCGGTGTAGGGCGCGGCTTCGGTTCGATGCTCGGGCTTGTCGGCTATGTGGCTCTGACCCCCGTCCTGACCTTTTACCTGCTGCGCGACTGGGACGGACTTACCGCAACCGTTGCAGGACTGCTCCCCGCCGACAGACGTGAGTCGTTCGTCTCGTTTACCTCAGGCTGTAACAACCTGATCTCGCGATATCTGCGGGGGCAGGTGACCGTGGCGATCGCGATCGGGCTCATTACGGGTCTTGGGCTTTGGGTCGTCGGATTCCCACACGCGGCGACGTTGGGTCTGATCGTCGCGATCTTCTCCGTGGTTCCCTATCTGGGTCTGATTTTGTCGGTGATCCCGGCCATCTTCATTGCCCTTGTGAGTGGCAGCGTCGGCATCTCGCTAATCAAAGTGGCTGGCGTCTACATCGTCGCTCAGCTGCTCGAGAGCACTGTCATCAGTCCCAGAATCGTCGGTGAATCGGTCGGCTTGCATCCGGTGTGGGTCGTGCTCGCGCTCGCGCTGGGAGGCTTCTTCTTCGGCTTCGTCGGGCTCCTGATCGGGGTCCCCGCAGCGGCTGTCACCAAGCTGCTCATCGTAGGCGGACTGGAGCGCTACAAGGCCTCTGATTTCTATCGTGGCGCACCCGCGTCGTAG